From the genome of Saccopteryx bilineata isolate mSacBil1 chromosome 6, mSacBil1_pri_phased_curated, whole genome shotgun sequence, one region includes:
- the SETDB2 gene encoding histone-lysine N-methyltransferase SETDB2 isoform X2, producing the protein MLYRPLIKLILKSFVYKQRQKMGEKNGDAKTFWMELEGDGKVDMIFEQVQNVLQSLKQKIKDGSATNKEYVQAMILVNEATISNTSALIKDHKSVTENEQENKSISLPSTSYKDSFPEDCTVLSTKNKEIFSLENKPEDLREKQSSLNLSYQTHDCSGSCLTKIPLTFKGGNPLQLPITYHFQRRHAKTNSHSSALHVSYKTPCGRSLRNMEEVFRYLLETECNFLFTDNFSFNTYVQLTRNYPKQEEVVSDLDISNGLELVPISFCNEIDNRKLPHFKYRKTMWPRAYYLNSFSNMFTDSCDCSEGCIDIAKCACLQMTARNAETYPLSRDKITTGYKYKRLQRHIPTGIYECSFLCKCNRQICQNRVVQHGTQVSLQVFKTEKKGWGVRCLHDIDRGTFVCTYSGRLLSRSKTEKPEAVGENRKEENIMENMFSKKRKIEVVDCEVEVIPLELETYPGSAETGECPPTFPDNPEEPALEVNCSNISRIRYHSVIRTPKTKIAIRQPDGKKGFASLKCVTSENDGFKPTLLHLNSKAKEMKNSSSSQVEDSEDKLLIESEVIDKNKCREETSSEGRYNQATTLDNQNIVKEFEVQILKPQEERSPACQSQQVFCDKELPSETKNTSCESLQFSKGNVFILDATKEGNVGRFLNHSCCPNLWVQNVFVETHDRNFPLVAFFTNRYVKARTELTWNYGYEAGTVPNKEILCQCGFNKCRKKIL; encoded by the exons GTGATGCAAAAACTTTCTGGATGGAGCTGGAAGGTGATGGAAAAGTGGACATGATATTTGAGCAAGTGCAAAATGTGCTGCAGTCACTGAAGCAAAAGATCAAAGATGGGTCTGCCACAAATAAAG AATACGTCCAAGCAATGATTCTAGTGAATGAAGCAACAATAAGTAACACTTCAGCATTGATAAAGG ATCATAAGTCTGTGACTGAGAATGAACAGGAAAACAAATCAATTTCATTGCCATCTACATCATATAAAGACTCCTTTCCAGAGGACTGTACAGTTCT ATCtacaaaaaataaggaaattttctCTCTGGAAAATAAACCTGAAGActtaagagaaaagcagtcatcTTTGAATTTATCTTACCAAACTCATGACTGCTCTGGTTCCTGTCTGACGAAAATACCTCTAACCTTCAAGGGAGGAAACCCTTTGCAGCTACCAATCACGTACCACTTCCAAAGACGACACgcaaagacaaactctcattctTCAGCACTCCACGTGAGTTATAAAACCCCTTGTGGAAGGAGTCTGCGAAACATGGAGGAAGTTTTTCGTTACCTGCTTGAGACAGAGTGTAACTTTTTATTTACAGATAACTTTTCTTTCAATACCTATGTTCAGTTAACTCGGAATTACCCAAAGCAAGAAGAAGTTGTTTCTGATCTGGATATTAGCAATGGATTGGAATTGGTGCCCATTTCTTTCTGTAATGAAATTGACAATAGAAAGCTTCCACACTTTAAGTACAGAAAGACTATGTGGCCACGAGCATATTATCTAAACAGCTTTTCCAACATGTTTACTGATTCATGTGACTGTTCTGAGGGCTGCATAGACAT AGCAAAATGTGCATGTCTTCAAATGACAGCAAGGAATGCTGAGACTTACCCCTTGTCGAGAGATAAAATAACCACtggatataaatataaaagactaCAGAGACACATACCTACTGG CATTTATGAATGCAGCTTCTTGTGCAAGTGTAATCGGCAAATATGTCAAAATCGAGTTGTTCAGCATGGAACACAAGTGAGCCTACAGGTGTTTAAAACTGAGAAGAAGGGATGGGGTGTACGCTGCCTACATGACATTGACAGAGGGACATTTGTTTGCACTTATTCAG gAAGATTACTAAGCAGATCTAAAACGGAGAAACCTGAAGCTGTTggtgaaaatagaaaagaagaaaatattatggaaaatatgttttcaaaaaagaggaaaatagaagTTGTAGATTGTGAGGTTGAAGTTATCCCATTAGAATTGGAAACATATCCTGGAAGTGCTGAAACTGGAGAGTGTCCACCTACGTTCCCTGACAACCCAGAAGAGCCTGCTCT agaAGTGAATTGTAGCAATATTTCAAGAATTCGGTATCATTCAGTCATTAGAACTCCGAAGACCAAGATAGCCATTAGACAACCTGATGGGAAAAAG gGATTTGCTTCCTTAAAATGTGTCACTTCTGAAAATGATGGATTTAAACCAACCCTACTACATCTGAACTCCAAAGCCAAGGAAATGAAAA ACTCAAGCTCAAGTCAAGTTGAAGATTCTGAAGACAAACTGCTGATTGAATCAGAGgtgatagataaaaataaatgtagagaaGAAACTTCATCAGAAGGCAGATATAACCAAGCAACCACATTGGATAATCAAAATATTGTGAAAGAGTTTGAGGTTCAAATACTGAAGCCCCAAGAGGAAAGATCTCCAGCATGCCAAAGCCAACAGGTCTTTTGTGATAAAGAGTTACCAAGCGAAACCAAGAATACTTCGTGTGAATCTCTACAGTTCAGTAAAGGAAATGTGTTTATATTGGATGccacaaaagaaggaaatgtgGGCCGCTTTCTTAAT caTAGTTGTTGCCCAAATCTTTGGGTACAGAATGTTTTTGTAGAAACACATGACAGGAATTTTCCATTGGTGGCATTCTTCACCAACAG GTATGTGAAAGCAAGAACAGAACTAACGTGGAATTATGGTTATGAAGCTGGGACTGTGCCTAATAAAGAAATCCTCTGCCAATGTGGTTTTAACAAGtgtaggaaaaaaatattgtaa
- the SETDB2 gene encoding histone-lysine N-methyltransferase SETDB2 isoform X1 codes for MLYRPLIKLILKSFVYKQRQKMGEKNGDAKTFWMELEGDGKVDMIFEQVQNVLQSLKQKIKDGSATNKEYVQAMILVNEATISNTSALIKDHKSVTENEQENKSISLPSTSYKDSFPEDCTVLSTKNKEIFSLENKPEDLREKQSSLNLSYQTHDCSGSCLTKIPLTFKGGNPLQLPITYHFQRRHAKTNSHSSALHVSYKTPCGRSLRNMEEVFRYLLETECNFLFTDNFSFNTYVQLTRNYPKQEEVVSDLDISNGLELVPISFCNEIDNRKLPHFKYRKTMWPRAYYLNSFSNMFTDSCDCSEGCIDIAKCACLQMTARNAETYPLSRDKITTGYKYKRLQRHIPTGIYECSFLCKCNRQICQNRVVQHGTQVSLQVFKTEKKGWGVRCLHDIDRGTFVCTYSGRLLSRSKTEKPEAVGENRKEENIMENMFSKKRKIEVVDCEVEVIPLELETYPGSAETGECPPTFPDNPEEPALEVNCSNISRIRYHSVIRTPKTKIAIRQPDGKKGFASLKCVTSENDGFKPTLLHLNSKAKEMKTDSSSSQVEDSEDKLLIESEVIDKNKCREETSSEGRYNQATTLDNQNIVKEFEVQILKPQEERSPACQSQQVFCDKELPSETKNTSCESLQFSKGNVFILDATKEGNVGRFLNHSCCPNLWVQNVFVETHDRNFPLVAFFTNRYVKARTELTWNYGYEAGTVPNKEILCQCGFNKCRKKIL; via the exons GTGATGCAAAAACTTTCTGGATGGAGCTGGAAGGTGATGGAAAAGTGGACATGATATTTGAGCAAGTGCAAAATGTGCTGCAGTCACTGAAGCAAAAGATCAAAGATGGGTCTGCCACAAATAAAG AATACGTCCAAGCAATGATTCTAGTGAATGAAGCAACAATAAGTAACACTTCAGCATTGATAAAGG ATCATAAGTCTGTGACTGAGAATGAACAGGAAAACAAATCAATTTCATTGCCATCTACATCATATAAAGACTCCTTTCCAGAGGACTGTACAGTTCT ATCtacaaaaaataaggaaattttctCTCTGGAAAATAAACCTGAAGActtaagagaaaagcagtcatcTTTGAATTTATCTTACCAAACTCATGACTGCTCTGGTTCCTGTCTGACGAAAATACCTCTAACCTTCAAGGGAGGAAACCCTTTGCAGCTACCAATCACGTACCACTTCCAAAGACGACACgcaaagacaaactctcattctTCAGCACTCCACGTGAGTTATAAAACCCCTTGTGGAAGGAGTCTGCGAAACATGGAGGAAGTTTTTCGTTACCTGCTTGAGACAGAGTGTAACTTTTTATTTACAGATAACTTTTCTTTCAATACCTATGTTCAGTTAACTCGGAATTACCCAAAGCAAGAAGAAGTTGTTTCTGATCTGGATATTAGCAATGGATTGGAATTGGTGCCCATTTCTTTCTGTAATGAAATTGACAATAGAAAGCTTCCACACTTTAAGTACAGAAAGACTATGTGGCCACGAGCATATTATCTAAACAGCTTTTCCAACATGTTTACTGATTCATGTGACTGTTCTGAGGGCTGCATAGACAT AGCAAAATGTGCATGTCTTCAAATGACAGCAAGGAATGCTGAGACTTACCCCTTGTCGAGAGATAAAATAACCACtggatataaatataaaagactaCAGAGACACATACCTACTGG CATTTATGAATGCAGCTTCTTGTGCAAGTGTAATCGGCAAATATGTCAAAATCGAGTTGTTCAGCATGGAACACAAGTGAGCCTACAGGTGTTTAAAACTGAGAAGAAGGGATGGGGTGTACGCTGCCTACATGACATTGACAGAGGGACATTTGTTTGCACTTATTCAG gAAGATTACTAAGCAGATCTAAAACGGAGAAACCTGAAGCTGTTggtgaaaatagaaaagaagaaaatattatggaaaatatgttttcaaaaaagaggaaaatagaagTTGTAGATTGTGAGGTTGAAGTTATCCCATTAGAATTGGAAACATATCCTGGAAGTGCTGAAACTGGAGAGTGTCCACCTACGTTCCCTGACAACCCAGAAGAGCCTGCTCT agaAGTGAATTGTAGCAATATTTCAAGAATTCGGTATCATTCAGTCATTAGAACTCCGAAGACCAAGATAGCCATTAGACAACCTGATGGGAAAAAG gGATTTGCTTCCTTAAAATGTGTCACTTCTGAAAATGATGGATTTAAACCAACCCTACTACATCTGAACTCCAAAGCCAAGGAAATGAAAA CAGACTCAAGCTCAAGTCAAGTTGAAGATTCTGAAGACAAACTGCTGATTGAATCAGAGgtgatagataaaaataaatgtagagaaGAAACTTCATCAGAAGGCAGATATAACCAAGCAACCACATTGGATAATCAAAATATTGTGAAAGAGTTTGAGGTTCAAATACTGAAGCCCCAAGAGGAAAGATCTCCAGCATGCCAAAGCCAACAGGTCTTTTGTGATAAAGAGTTACCAAGCGAAACCAAGAATACTTCGTGTGAATCTCTACAGTTCAGTAAAGGAAATGTGTTTATATTGGATGccacaaaagaaggaaatgtgGGCCGCTTTCTTAAT caTAGTTGTTGCCCAAATCTTTGGGTACAGAATGTTTTTGTAGAAACACATGACAGGAATTTTCCATTGGTGGCATTCTTCACCAACAG GTATGTGAAAGCAAGAACAGAACTAACGTGGAATTATGGTTATGAAGCTGGGACTGTGCCTAATAAAGAAATCCTCTGCCAATGTGGTTTTAACAAGtgtaggaaaaaaatattgtaa
- the SETDB2 gene encoding histone-lysine N-methyltransferase SETDB2 isoform X3, which translates to MLYRPLIKLILKSFVYKQRQKMGEKNGDAKTFWMELEGDGKVDMIFEQVQNVLQSLKQKIKDGSATNKEYVQAMILVNEATISNTSALIKDHKSVTENEQENKSISLPSTSYKDSFPEDCTVLSTKNKEIFSLENKPEDLREKQSSLNLSYQTHDCSGSCLTKIPLTFKGGNPLQLPITYHFQRRHAKTNSHSSALHVSYKTPCGRSLRNMEEVFRYLLETECNFLFTDNFSFNTYVQLTRNYPKQEEVVSDLDISNGLELVPISFCNEIDNRKLPHFKYRKTMWPRAYYLNSFSNMFTDSCDCSEGCIDIAKCACLQMTARNAETYPLSRDKITTGYKYKRLQRHIPTGIYECSFLCKCNRQICQNRVVQHGTQVSLQVFKTEKKGWGVRCLHDIDRGTFVCTYSGRLLSRSKTEKPEAVGENRKEENIMENMFSKKRKIEVVDCEVEVIPLELETYPGSAETGECPPTFPDNPEEPALEVNCSNISRIRYHSVIRTPKTKIAIRQPDGKKGFASLKCVTSENDGFKPTLLHLNSKAKEMKTDSSSSQVEDSEDKLLIESEVIDKNKCREETSSEGRYNQATTLDNQNIVKEFEVQILKPQEERSPACQSQQVFCDKELPSETKNTSCESLQFSKGNVFILDATKEGNVGRFLNHSCCPNLWVQNVFVETHDRNFPLVAFFTNRLSSVMMVVCSCLRVGH; encoded by the exons GTGATGCAAAAACTTTCTGGATGGAGCTGGAAGGTGATGGAAAAGTGGACATGATATTTGAGCAAGTGCAAAATGTGCTGCAGTCACTGAAGCAAAAGATCAAAGATGGGTCTGCCACAAATAAAG AATACGTCCAAGCAATGATTCTAGTGAATGAAGCAACAATAAGTAACACTTCAGCATTGATAAAGG ATCATAAGTCTGTGACTGAGAATGAACAGGAAAACAAATCAATTTCATTGCCATCTACATCATATAAAGACTCCTTTCCAGAGGACTGTACAGTTCT ATCtacaaaaaataaggaaattttctCTCTGGAAAATAAACCTGAAGActtaagagaaaagcagtcatcTTTGAATTTATCTTACCAAACTCATGACTGCTCTGGTTCCTGTCTGACGAAAATACCTCTAACCTTCAAGGGAGGAAACCCTTTGCAGCTACCAATCACGTACCACTTCCAAAGACGACACgcaaagacaaactctcattctTCAGCACTCCACGTGAGTTATAAAACCCCTTGTGGAAGGAGTCTGCGAAACATGGAGGAAGTTTTTCGTTACCTGCTTGAGACAGAGTGTAACTTTTTATTTACAGATAACTTTTCTTTCAATACCTATGTTCAGTTAACTCGGAATTACCCAAAGCAAGAAGAAGTTGTTTCTGATCTGGATATTAGCAATGGATTGGAATTGGTGCCCATTTCTTTCTGTAATGAAATTGACAATAGAAAGCTTCCACACTTTAAGTACAGAAAGACTATGTGGCCACGAGCATATTATCTAAACAGCTTTTCCAACATGTTTACTGATTCATGTGACTGTTCTGAGGGCTGCATAGACAT AGCAAAATGTGCATGTCTTCAAATGACAGCAAGGAATGCTGAGACTTACCCCTTGTCGAGAGATAAAATAACCACtggatataaatataaaagactaCAGAGACACATACCTACTGG CATTTATGAATGCAGCTTCTTGTGCAAGTGTAATCGGCAAATATGTCAAAATCGAGTTGTTCAGCATGGAACACAAGTGAGCCTACAGGTGTTTAAAACTGAGAAGAAGGGATGGGGTGTACGCTGCCTACATGACATTGACAGAGGGACATTTGTTTGCACTTATTCAG gAAGATTACTAAGCAGATCTAAAACGGAGAAACCTGAAGCTGTTggtgaaaatagaaaagaagaaaatattatggaaaatatgttttcaaaaaagaggaaaatagaagTTGTAGATTGTGAGGTTGAAGTTATCCCATTAGAATTGGAAACATATCCTGGAAGTGCTGAAACTGGAGAGTGTCCACCTACGTTCCCTGACAACCCAGAAGAGCCTGCTCT agaAGTGAATTGTAGCAATATTTCAAGAATTCGGTATCATTCAGTCATTAGAACTCCGAAGACCAAGATAGCCATTAGACAACCTGATGGGAAAAAG gGATTTGCTTCCTTAAAATGTGTCACTTCTGAAAATGATGGATTTAAACCAACCCTACTACATCTGAACTCCAAAGCCAAGGAAATGAAAA CAGACTCAAGCTCAAGTCAAGTTGAAGATTCTGAAGACAAACTGCTGATTGAATCAGAGgtgatagataaaaataaatgtagagaaGAAACTTCATCAGAAGGCAGATATAACCAAGCAACCACATTGGATAATCAAAATATTGTGAAAGAGTTTGAGGTTCAAATACTGAAGCCCCAAGAGGAAAGATCTCCAGCATGCCAAAGCCAACAGGTCTTTTGTGATAAAGAGTTACCAAGCGAAACCAAGAATACTTCGTGTGAATCTCTACAGTTCAGTAAAGGAAATGTGTTTATATTGGATGccacaaaagaaggaaatgtgGGCCGCTTTCTTAAT caTAGTTGTTGCCCAAATCTTTGGGTACAGAATGTTTTTGTAGAAACACATGACAGGAATTTTCCATTGGTGGCATTCTTCACCAACAG
- the SETDB2 gene encoding histone-lysine N-methyltransferase SETDB2 isoform X4, translating into MLYRPLIKLILKSFVYKQRQKMGEKNGDAKTFWMELEGDGKVDMIFEQVQNVLQSLKQKIKDGSATNKEYVQAMILVNEATISNTSALIKDHKSVTENEQENKSISLPSTSYKDSFPEDCTVLSTKNKEIFSLENKPEDLREKQSSLNLSYQTHDCSGSCLTKIPLTFKGGNPLQLPITYHFQRRHAKTNSHSSALHVSYKTPCGRSLRNMEEVFRYLLETECNFLFTDNFSFNTYVQLTRNYPKQEEVVSDLDISNGLELVPISFCNEIDNRKLPHFKYRKTMWPRAYYLNSFSNMFTDSCDCSEGCIDIAKCACLQMTARNAETYPLSRDKITTGYKYKRLQRHIPTGIYECSFLCKCNRQICQNRVVQHGTQVSLQVFKTEKKGWGVRCLHDIDRGTFVCTYSGRLLSRSKTEKPEAVGENRKEENIMENMFSKKRKIEVVDCEVEVIPLELETYPGSAETGECPPTFPDNPEEPALEVNCSNISRIRYHSVIRTPKTKIAIRQPDGKKGFASLKCVTSENDGFKPTLLHLNSKAKEMKTDSSSSQVEDSEDKLLIESEVIDKNKCREETSSEGRYNQATTLDNQNIVKEFEVQILKPQEERSPACQSQQVFCDKELPSETKNTSCESLQFSKGNVFILDATKEGNVGRFLNVCESKNRTNVELWL; encoded by the exons GTGATGCAAAAACTTTCTGGATGGAGCTGGAAGGTGATGGAAAAGTGGACATGATATTTGAGCAAGTGCAAAATGTGCTGCAGTCACTGAAGCAAAAGATCAAAGATGGGTCTGCCACAAATAAAG AATACGTCCAAGCAATGATTCTAGTGAATGAAGCAACAATAAGTAACACTTCAGCATTGATAAAGG ATCATAAGTCTGTGACTGAGAATGAACAGGAAAACAAATCAATTTCATTGCCATCTACATCATATAAAGACTCCTTTCCAGAGGACTGTACAGTTCT ATCtacaaaaaataaggaaattttctCTCTGGAAAATAAACCTGAAGActtaagagaaaagcagtcatcTTTGAATTTATCTTACCAAACTCATGACTGCTCTGGTTCCTGTCTGACGAAAATACCTCTAACCTTCAAGGGAGGAAACCCTTTGCAGCTACCAATCACGTACCACTTCCAAAGACGACACgcaaagacaaactctcattctTCAGCACTCCACGTGAGTTATAAAACCCCTTGTGGAAGGAGTCTGCGAAACATGGAGGAAGTTTTTCGTTACCTGCTTGAGACAGAGTGTAACTTTTTATTTACAGATAACTTTTCTTTCAATACCTATGTTCAGTTAACTCGGAATTACCCAAAGCAAGAAGAAGTTGTTTCTGATCTGGATATTAGCAATGGATTGGAATTGGTGCCCATTTCTTTCTGTAATGAAATTGACAATAGAAAGCTTCCACACTTTAAGTACAGAAAGACTATGTGGCCACGAGCATATTATCTAAACAGCTTTTCCAACATGTTTACTGATTCATGTGACTGTTCTGAGGGCTGCATAGACAT AGCAAAATGTGCATGTCTTCAAATGACAGCAAGGAATGCTGAGACTTACCCCTTGTCGAGAGATAAAATAACCACtggatataaatataaaagactaCAGAGACACATACCTACTGG CATTTATGAATGCAGCTTCTTGTGCAAGTGTAATCGGCAAATATGTCAAAATCGAGTTGTTCAGCATGGAACACAAGTGAGCCTACAGGTGTTTAAAACTGAGAAGAAGGGATGGGGTGTACGCTGCCTACATGACATTGACAGAGGGACATTTGTTTGCACTTATTCAG gAAGATTACTAAGCAGATCTAAAACGGAGAAACCTGAAGCTGTTggtgaaaatagaaaagaagaaaatattatggaaaatatgttttcaaaaaagaggaaaatagaagTTGTAGATTGTGAGGTTGAAGTTATCCCATTAGAATTGGAAACATATCCTGGAAGTGCTGAAACTGGAGAGTGTCCACCTACGTTCCCTGACAACCCAGAAGAGCCTGCTCT agaAGTGAATTGTAGCAATATTTCAAGAATTCGGTATCATTCAGTCATTAGAACTCCGAAGACCAAGATAGCCATTAGACAACCTGATGGGAAAAAG gGATTTGCTTCCTTAAAATGTGTCACTTCTGAAAATGATGGATTTAAACCAACCCTACTACATCTGAACTCCAAAGCCAAGGAAATGAAAA CAGACTCAAGCTCAAGTCAAGTTGAAGATTCTGAAGACAAACTGCTGATTGAATCAGAGgtgatagataaaaataaatgtagagaaGAAACTTCATCAGAAGGCAGATATAACCAAGCAACCACATTGGATAATCAAAATATTGTGAAAGAGTTTGAGGTTCAAATACTGAAGCCCCAAGAGGAAAGATCTCCAGCATGCCAAAGCCAACAGGTCTTTTGTGATAAAGAGTTACCAAGCGAAACCAAGAATACTTCGTGTGAATCTCTACAGTTCAGTAAAGGAAATGTGTTTATATTGGATGccacaaaagaaggaaatgtgGGCCGCTTTCTTAAT GTATGTGAAAGCAAGAACAGAACTAACGTGGAATTATGGTTATGA